The Drosophila innubila isolate TH190305 chromosome 2L unlocalized genomic scaffold, UK_Dinn_1.0 4_B_2L, whole genome shotgun sequence genome segment TTGGCAAACTTTTGCTGACAGGCTGTCCAAAAGACAGCTTTACCTCCATAGTAGGTAGTTGGCAGTTCCGATATCGAACTCAACCCATCAATCAAATGCTTAGTTAGCATCGCGTGACTATCTCTGCACACATATCCCAAAAAGTACGAGTATATCAAAGTACATAAACGAGTACTGCGAATATAGTCCAGAAATAGTGTCTAGTGTCTAAGTGTCTAAAAAGAGTGGAAGATTTGAAAAGCTTATTAACAAGTGATGCAATTTACGTAACATATTActtgtttataatttcatgTTCGGAATTAAATTGCTACCGGATTAATTACACTAATCAGCAAAGTTCTGGTGCTCTCGCTTTTCAAATGTGTTTTCTCAACATTTTAAGCTGTACCACGTTGCCTAGAATTTTGTTAGACAGTGTAATTTCAAGGTGTGGCCACAATGTGCTCAGCTGTTAAATGGATgccataaaatattattgtgtCGCCcacattattgttgtttaagaATCTTAATTGAATAAGAGTTGCATTGGCGCCACTTCGTGTCTGCTTCGATTTCAATCAATGAGGCATGCCACAAATATTCCTTTCTTTCCCCTCTCACCCAGCGATAAATCACACGAAACCATTGCCAAGGCAAAGCTAATAAAAGTTCCCACTTTCGACAGTAATCCCCAATTGGATATTTggataaatgaaatgtttaatACTCACGCAACAATGACATCGGGATCCTCCCACCATTTCTTCTGTGTGGGCGCCAATCGAAGGCTGACCTGACGCCAATGATTCTTGTGAACCACCTGTGAtgagcatttaaataattattataatattataattattattaataactaaataattacCTTGTACTTTTTGGGATCGTAGGCATTGTGATCCTTATCCGTAAACACCAAACGCGCCATATTCTTAAATCTCACCTCTAATTCACGCCCTTTTGCTAAGTTTAcagtgtattttaaatatgtaactaTATGTAGATTAAATGAGTGTTATAAACTGTATTGTCTTCTATGTAAACTAAagattttttgctattttttttgacaGCTTTTCTAAAGGcgtgtgtttgctttttgtgaacgttttagaaatttagaaattttacaACGAAAATTGAGAGCTTGATGACAATCTGTGAACTAGATGAGTTATTCTCCACTTCTCTTACTTTCATTTTCtaattatgtattatattaagCATATAAGTTATAATGTCTGCTGCGACtttattaactaattaatttaatttagtataaagtgattaaagaattttttttaatggaaattGAGATTGTTGATATATTGAACATTTACTTGTTTAATTAATCGAAATATTTCCAATGCTGTAAGTACAATAGAAATTTTAGTCTCTTTTTTCAAAGACAATCGGCTTAATGTAGACTAAAAATCAGAAtaaatcaagtttattttaaattaatagagTACTCGTctttcataatattatttaatctaTAAGATAAGCTTAATGGATCGAGTACTTTGAATAATTTATCTCTTACCATAGATTTATATTAGCATATTCAGATCTGCATAAAGTCGGTAAACTGACTTCAGCGCgcaagttataaaaaaaaaattctgatgAAATTTGCTCCTGTTTGTGAATTAAAATAGCTTGTAAGCATTgtctagttgttgttattgttagcacaagttattattgttgttgttgttgtggttgtgtttCAAGTCTGTCTCGTGGCCAGTTTCTGAATTGACTGGCCAAATCAAATGGGCATTGTCAACTGTAGCTAATTGTGCTGCTGTGGGTTGTACTTAATACTCAATACTCGATACTTGAATATGTACTGCTGCAAGTGGGAAGGTCAAGGGGGCCATTTGTCGGCATTTGTTATCTGTCCAGTTTCCGCATTAGTTCGATCAAGAACTGGCTTTGACATGGCTTAATATGCTAAAGAGAATTGAGAGCAATTGTAACACCCGAGTTTGGAGCTATAAAAGCACCTCAAACACTTTCAGATATCAATTAGTAACGTTTCAATCGTCACACAGTTCACAAATAGAAGCAACATGAAGGTGAGATCATACACTATAATAGACTCAAATTAATTCATAattcatattataaaattaaaaatttaaaaaatttaaaaaacctgAACAAGTTATTTGTATGAATGGAAAAATTCTATATGAACTATCCTCTTAAGaggataaacttttattttcaattaatataaaaaaaaaaattgttcttaacttaattttatttgaactcttattttttctacatacattgaaaaagttatgaagtaataaattaatttccattCTTTTCTTAgcatattaaatgcaattaaaaggttttttttaataagagttggaaataaaagttatttttaaatttttgtagttCAATTTTATGGATTTTAGTGTATTATTTGTGTGAAAGCATATAGTGGATTATATGAATGTATTCAGATGTTTAttggaatatatatttttattttgtcaaaacacttgcttgacttactttatatatatatctatttccCTACATTGCAGTTCGCCGTTGTCGTAGTCCTGTTCGCTTTGGCCTATGGAGCCAACAGTTCGGTAGTGCCACTTTTGACCACTGCCCATGGAACGGTTGTGGTTGGAGCACCCGCTGTTGCCGGCTCCGTGGCGGTTCATGCCTCGGCTGTGCCAGCTGCTGTGCCCGTTGCCCTTGCCCCCGCTGGCCCAGTGCTCATCCAATCCGGTCCGGCAATTGTTCATGCCGCACCCGCTGTTGTCCACGCTGCCtctccagttgttgttgccgccgctCCGGCCTCGTACGTGGCCAAGACACGCGGTGCTGTCCATGTTGCTCCTCTGCCCGGACATGTGCAGAGCGCTGCGTCCGTAAATCTGGAGCCCGCACCAGGCACTTGGTAAACACTGTGAATACTGGACAACATCCTTTTGATACCACCACCTGACCAGCCCTGCCTTTGACCTTGCCATTGATTCCTTTTGAGTTTCGCGTTAATCTTTAAGTCATTTCATTATTCTTAATGGATTATTCTCACACCTCTTACTGCCATCTAAGTCAAGCTTTGTCCCTAATCTAGCTGTCTAGTGTACTCTCTTCCTGGTCAGCTCAATTACTGTTCTCCCACTTTCTCCATTCTGGTCTACTCTATGAATATTATTCCTCCTCCAACAGGATCTGTTAACCAAATGTTGTCACCcggaaatttgtttcaaaataaaaatgttcaaaatacaaaaacaaaatacttatagatttctttcaataaaaacgAGTTTCAATTACATGAGTGCAATAAATCAACTTAACTCATGATTGAAACATGGGTGTGAAACCGAGAATTATCGTTTAACTGGATCAGGGCCAGTTAACCTTGATCGCCAGTCGTCAGCACAGGTCTTACCGCAATATAGCCATATATGTATGGACATAtgctaaaacaaaaaccaataCAAAGGTatctggaaaaaaaaaatttcttacaGCAATCCCATTCTTGACCGATAagctatatgaaatagaaGTCCGATTTAATCCAAATTAGGTCAGCATAAATAAGACATTATCTGTCAGtttaaactacaaaaaaaacctctacacgaggtaaaagtctagtgacgaaagcaatttctagccccaaaatttctgatatccaattttgtgacgaacaaaattcagtttaatctaaaaattttaaataaaaatataaattaataaataaaaaaaaattggcattgtgcataaaagccctcaaacatacctttccaatgatatatagaacatatctctagcttctatggtttggaaactgttggagtttcaattttagcgggatttagcgctttcccgctaaactagcctgaatttgaaaaagtcgtaaaacaaacatttctagattttcaaagagaaataaatccccatcatttcatcttagcttttttagcgctttgatacaaacagacaaacagacaaacaaagaaactaacttttcatttcattttaaaaagtccactaaaaatttcaaattaatttatcttttgaaccagttaacggatttgggtcatcgaggtatcaatcgacgcgtatttttgataaaaatttttaaaaaatacaaaaatatctcatgacccaggtgaattagaaaaagttttagtatgccattttgtaagttgggactaaacctttcgatcaatatataactagatctgatcggacagtcgtagcaaattttccaacttagctgtatatatagttagtcgtcactaacgcgaactgccgtccgcagtgatcaaaacgttttcgaaaccgagttccaaaagtaaaaagaagtccatttcggtcggaattgggaatactttttgaaaacgttcGGAAATTAAAACAGGCCtgtatatctttttttaaacttgGTACGCATGTTCCTGGATACTGACAACAGAACGATCGGTCTTTACTAATGCTTAATTTACGACCTATCCtatgatataaaatttacattccgaAAGtgaatcggttaagttttgacaaggCTATAAGATTTTAAAGCTTTCGAAAATGGCTCATTACGGTTACTGTTAATAGTACTTACCAAAAtcagcatattaaaaatgtgaaaaattgtttgtttaaattcTGTCATGTcagttacatttatttttcagttatttttcGTTTCATATCTGTTTTAAAATGATGCAAAAATTTGTCGTTCTGTTAAAcgaattttggttttttattttttatttttgcatttgtagtCCCCTAAAGAGACTGTAATTCTAAtccagcaataaaaacaaaaaagccaGCAGctggaaaaatgaaaacaatgtTGACCTGATATCGAGAGAACGTTTTCGACCGCCATAAGAAACTAATAACATCTTAGATTTTTGATTAAAGCACCTCAATCAGACCAAGATAAGAATGCCAAAAATTTTTTAGCAATTATGGTTCAATTAAtctaattgtaaattttagtgGATTAGTTGAAAATGTGCAGAGCGTGTAGTAGTTTCGTCTTTCTGTTGCTGGGCTGTCTGTGGCTGGGTGTCTTTTCTGCACCACACAGCATACCACGGGTGGAAACTGATCCGGAGTTGACAGCGGGATATTTTCAGGGTGACATGGACGTGGACTTTCTACGGAATGGCGAAATAGCTCCAACTCGTCACTGGCCTAATGCCACAGTCTACTACAAAATTGATAAGGAGTTTGGTGGGTtgtatgacaaataaaaaatgcatattttccatttcaataattgattattttagGCGCTCCATATGTGGCATATATTGAAATAGCCATGAAGTTCATTGAGCGCGTCTCCTGCATAAGATTTCTTCCTGCCACTGAGGAGACCTTGGACTATGTTTATATTATCGTCTCCAGCTCGGGCTGTAGCTCCAAGGTTGGTTATCGTGGCGGTGAACagacaataaaattaacaccCGGCACTTTGGACAGCGGTTGCTTTAAATTGGGCACCATTCAACACGAACTACTTCACACCTAGGGCTTCCATCATCAACAATGCTCCCCAAATCGTGATGAGTTTGTCCAAATTGTCGAAGAAAACATCACCGAGGGCAAGGAGAATAATTTCCAAAAGTATGAGGAAGATCGTGTGGGTGATTTTGATGTGGCCTACGACTACGGCAGCATTCTCCATTATAGCTCAATGGCCAGGAC includes the following:
- the LOC117779546 gene encoding adult cuticle protein 1; this translates as MDRISISNVSIVTQFTNRSNMKFAVVVVLFALAYGANSSVVPLLTTAHGTVVVGAPAVAGSVAVHASAVPAAVPVALAPAGPVLIQSGPAIVHAAPAVVHAASPVVVAAAPASYVAKTRGAVHVAPLPGHVQSAASVNLEPAPGTW
- the LOC117779551 gene encoding LOW QUALITY PROTEIN: seminal metalloprotease 1-like (The sequence of the model RefSeq protein was modified relative to this genomic sequence to represent the inferred CDS: substituted 1 base at 1 genomic stop codon), with the translated sequence MCRACSSFVFLLLGCLWLGVFSAPHSIPRVETDPELTAGYFQGDMDVDFLRNGEIAPTRHWPNATVYYKIDKEFGAPYVAYIEIAMKFIERVSCIRFLPATEETLDYVYIIVSSSGCSSKVGYRGGEQTIKLTPGTLDSGCFKLGTIQHELLHTXGFHHQQCSPNRDEFVQIVEENITEGKENNFQKYEEDRVGDFDVAYDYGSILHYSSMARTRGGGQGNKWICGHYIFNLGQLQLSHGLKIYTQKKLSN